One Cellulosimicrobium protaetiae genomic region harbors:
- a CDS encoding helix-turn-helix transcriptional regulator has protein sequence MPRPSSRAPFVARAAELDALSAAVERARRGEPGVVLVGADAGVGKTRLLTRAAELAVGSGATVVWSHCVDLGEVGLPYLPFSEALTTLRAQHPAVDETVAARPALARLLDAGTPADDEQSQGERLQLFESVAAALAASGTAEAPLVLVVEDLHWADPSSRDVLRFVVARLRAEHVLVVASYRADDLHRRHPLRPVLAELLRHPRVEHVQLSPFTEGELREFTTALAGAPLLPDAFESVRTRSEGNAYFAEELVESGLDDELPWSLADVLRARLEVLDPAVQHLVRVASVSGRQVSEPLLRAALARDAADGETATGRSFDAALREAIAHHVLAVEGDGARDTVVFRHALLAEAVASDLLPGERVGVHRAYLAALDDDPALGSPALRAHHALAAHDLPAALTASRAAARKAARVLAPAEELRHLEQVLALWQAVPDAADLLGEDRVTVALAAAGAASRAGEPDRAVALARRVVEGTAGDPLRQASLRHVLSRYLLGTEEVEETLAHTEAALAVLPEEPPSLDRAWTLAMRARAAMNADLDDLAATVAAEALDVAHRLDAPDVEADVLTTMAVLEVEDDDRAAVLLAQARERAVEAGDILTELRCWYNIAANRYYAGRVEESLQVTRDGLDRARATGLGWSAYGVELRLFRDLVRYVLGDLTPTETAGETMPEGSAPQLSCVQLYAAVARGDADALARGTALRRDWFRDGQIALISGGCSIDALTWAGRREEAVALAVELVTHLGRTWSDYFLGRIWISALALAALADAADAARLQGAAGAAEVVDLVARGDELLDAARTTAERGRPRGGRLGPEGQAWLARAAAEHSRLTGDGDPALWEETTRLFDYGYRYEVARSRFRWAQSLLGSGDRNAAEIEAAQALEEAESMGAAPLADSVRALGRRGRLDLPGVRRSTTAVLTEREEEVLLLVAQGLTNRQIGERLFISAKTVSVHVSNVLAKLGASGRAEAVSLAHQRGLLEV, from the coding sequence GTGCCACGCCCCTCCTCGCGCGCGCCCTTCGTGGCCCGCGCCGCCGAGCTCGACGCGCTCTCCGCGGCGGTCGAGCGCGCACGCCGCGGCGAGCCGGGCGTCGTGCTCGTCGGGGCGGATGCCGGGGTCGGCAAGACCCGCCTGCTCACGCGCGCGGCCGAGCTGGCCGTCGGGAGCGGCGCGACCGTCGTCTGGAGCCACTGCGTGGACCTCGGCGAGGTCGGCCTCCCCTACCTCCCCTTCTCCGAGGCGCTGACGACGCTGCGCGCCCAGCACCCCGCGGTCGACGAGACCGTGGCCGCACGACCCGCACTCGCGCGCCTGCTCGACGCCGGCACGCCGGCGGACGACGAGCAGAGCCAGGGCGAGCGCCTCCAGCTCTTCGAGAGCGTCGCTGCCGCGCTCGCCGCGTCCGGGACGGCCGAGGCCCCGCTCGTGCTCGTCGTCGAGGACCTGCACTGGGCGGACCCGTCGAGCCGCGACGTCCTGCGCTTCGTCGTCGCACGCCTGCGGGCGGAGCACGTGCTCGTCGTCGCGAGCTACCGCGCGGACGACCTGCACCGCCGTCACCCCCTGCGCCCCGTGCTCGCGGAGCTGCTGCGCCACCCGCGCGTCGAGCACGTGCAGCTCTCCCCCTTCACGGAGGGCGAGCTGCGCGAGTTCACCACCGCGCTCGCAGGCGCTCCCCTGCTGCCCGACGCGTTCGAGTCCGTCCGGACGCGCTCCGAGGGCAACGCGTACTTCGCCGAGGAGCTTGTCGAGTCGGGCCTCGACGACGAGCTCCCCTGGTCCCTCGCGGACGTGCTGCGCGCGCGCCTCGAGGTGCTCGACCCCGCCGTGCAGCACCTGGTGCGCGTCGCGTCGGTGTCCGGGCGCCAGGTGAGCGAGCCGCTCCTGCGCGCCGCGCTCGCGCGCGACGCCGCGGACGGCGAGACGGCCACCGGGCGCTCGTTCGACGCGGCGCTGCGCGAGGCCATCGCCCACCACGTCCTCGCGGTGGAGGGCGACGGCGCGCGCGACACGGTCGTGTTCCGTCACGCCCTGCTCGCCGAGGCGGTCGCGTCCGACCTGCTGCCGGGCGAGCGCGTGGGCGTGCACCGCGCGTACCTCGCCGCGCTCGACGACGACCCCGCGCTCGGCTCCCCCGCGCTGCGCGCCCACCACGCGCTCGCCGCGCACGACCTCCCGGCCGCGCTCACGGCGTCGCGCGCCGCCGCCCGCAAGGCCGCGCGCGTGCTCGCGCCCGCGGAGGAGCTGCGGCACCTCGAGCAGGTGCTCGCGCTCTGGCAGGCGGTGCCCGACGCCGCGGACCTCCTCGGTGAGGACCGTGTCACCGTCGCGCTCGCCGCGGCCGGTGCGGCGAGCCGCGCCGGTGAGCCGGACCGCGCGGTCGCGCTCGCGCGCCGGGTCGTCGAGGGCACGGCGGGCGACCCGCTGCGCCAGGCGTCGCTGCGCCACGTGCTGTCCCGGTACCTGCTCGGTACGGAGGAGGTCGAGGAGACCCTCGCCCACACCGAGGCCGCGCTCGCCGTGCTCCCGGAGGAGCCGCCGTCGCTCGACCGCGCGTGGACGCTCGCGATGCGGGCGCGCGCCGCGATGAACGCGGACCTGGACGACCTCGCCGCCACGGTCGCCGCCGAGGCGCTCGACGTCGCGCACCGGCTCGACGCCCCGGACGTCGAGGCCGACGTCCTCACCACCATGGCCGTCCTCGAGGTCGAGGACGACGACCGGGCCGCGGTGCTGCTCGCCCAGGCGCGCGAGCGGGCCGTCGAGGCGGGCGACATCCTCACCGAGCTCCGCTGCTGGTACAACATCGCGGCGAACCGCTACTACGCGGGCCGCGTCGAGGAGTCCCTGCAGGTCACGCGCGACGGCCTCGACCGGGCGCGCGCGACCGGCCTCGGCTGGAGCGCCTACGGCGTCGAGCTCCGCCTGTTCCGCGACCTCGTGCGGTACGTCCTCGGCGACCTCACGCCGACCGAGACCGCGGGCGAGACCATGCCGGAGGGGTCCGCCCCGCAGCTCTCGTGCGTCCAGCTCTACGCGGCCGTGGCCCGGGGCGACGCCGATGCGCTCGCCCGCGGCACGGCCCTGCGGCGGGACTGGTTCCGGGACGGGCAGATCGCGCTCATCTCCGGCGGGTGCTCGATCGACGCGCTCACGTGGGCCGGGCGCCGCGAGGAGGCCGTCGCGCTCGCCGTCGAGCTCGTGACCCACCTCGGCCGCACGTGGAGCGACTACTTCCTCGGGCGCATCTGGATCTCGGCTCTCGCCCTCGCGGCGCTCGCCGACGCCGCGGACGCGGCGCGCCTCCAGGGTGCGGCGGGCGCGGCGGAGGTCGTGGACCTCGTCGCGCGCGGCGACGAGCTGCTCGACGCCGCCCGCACCACGGCGGAGCGTGGCCGCCCCCGCGGGGGGCGGCTCGGTCCGGAGGGACAGGCGTGGCTCGCACGCGCCGCGGCCGAGCACTCGCGGCTGACGGGTGACGGGGACCCCGCGCTGTGGGAGGAGACGACGCGCCTCTTCGACTACGGCTACCGGTATGAGGTCGCGCGCTCGCGCTTCCGGTGGGCCCAGTCCCTGCTCGGGTCGGGCGACCGCAACGCGGCCGAGATCGAGGCGGCGCAGGCGCTCGAGGAGGCCGAGTCCATGGGCGCGGCCCCGCTGGCGGATTCGGTGCGCGCGCTCGGGCGGCGCGGCCGGCTCGACCTGCCCGGGGTCCGGCGGTCCACGACGGCGGTCCTCACGGAGCGCGAGGAGGAGGTCCTGCTGCTCGTCGCGCAGGGCCTGACCAACCGGCAGATCGGCGAGCGCCTGTTCATCTCCGCGAAGACGGTGAGCGTGCACGTGTCGAACGTCCTGGCCAAGCTCGGCGCGTCCGGGCGCGCCGAGGCCGTCTCGCTCGCGCACCAGCGCGGGCTGCTCGAGGTCTGA
- a CDS encoding sigma-70 family RNA polymerase sigma factor yields the protein MTDLATPTSLRPDATATGPAPLPDRADLDAVLDSHRREITGYCYRMLGSAFEADDAVQETFLRAWRAYDRFEGRSSLRSWLYRIATNVCFDLLGTRKRRERPMGLGGPQPAEIEYLGQVLPEETWVEPVPDDRVLPHDGDPAQVALGRESIRLAFVAALQYLPPRQRAVLLLREVLRWQASEVAELLDTTVASVNSALQRARATLAARTHWDSSGLDDGRDADVPDDGGDAPALVTDQALGAEEKILLERYLDAFERYDMDALVAILHADATLSMPPYPLWMRGTADIVSWMTGPGWECEGSRLVPVAVNGTFGFGQYRRADGGGYEAWALQVIETDRGRVTAINAFLDTAAWFPLFGLPTRLDD from the coding sequence ATGACCGACCTCGCCACCCCGACGAGCCTTCGTCCGGACGCCACCGCGACCGGCCCCGCGCCCCTGCCCGACCGCGCCGACCTCGACGCCGTCCTCGACTCGCACCGACGCGAGATCACCGGCTACTGCTACCGGATGCTCGGCTCGGCGTTCGAGGCGGACGACGCCGTGCAGGAGACGTTCCTGCGCGCGTGGCGCGCGTACGACCGCTTCGAGGGCCGCTCGTCGCTGCGCTCCTGGCTGTACCGCATCGCGACCAACGTCTGCTTCGACCTGCTCGGCACCCGCAAGCGGCGTGAGCGCCCGATGGGGCTCGGGGGGCCGCAGCCCGCGGAGATCGAGTACCTCGGTCAGGTCCTGCCCGAGGAGACGTGGGTCGAGCCCGTGCCGGACGACCGCGTCCTCCCGCACGACGGAGACCCCGCCCAGGTCGCGCTGGGCCGCGAGAGCATCCGGCTCGCGTTCGTGGCGGCGCTGCAGTACCTGCCTCCGCGCCAGCGGGCCGTGCTGCTGCTCCGGGAGGTGCTCCGCTGGCAGGCGAGCGAGGTGGCGGAGCTGCTCGACACGACGGTCGCGTCCGTGAACAGCGCTCTGCAGCGCGCCCGCGCGACGCTCGCGGCGCGCACCCACTGGGACAGCTCCGGCCTGGACGACGGCCGGGACGCCGACGTCCCCGACGACGGGGGCGACGCCCCCGCGCTCGTGACCGACCAGGCCCTCGGCGCGGAGGAGAAGATCCTCCTGGAGCGCTACCTGGACGCGTTCGAGCGGTACGACATGGACGCGCTCGTCGCGATCCTGCACGCGGACGCGACGCTCTCCATGCCGCCGTACCCGCTGTGGATGCGCGGTACGGCCGACATCGTGTCGTGGATGACCGGCCCCGGCTGGGAGTGCGAGGGGTCGCGCCTGGTCCCGGTCGCGGTGAACGGCACGTTCGGGTTCGGTCAGTACCGGCGCGCGGACGGCGGCGGGTACGAGGCGTGGGCGCTGCAGGTGATCGAGACGGACCGCGGGCGCGTCACCGCGATCAACGCCTTCCTCGACACCGCCGCGTGGTTCCCGCTGTTCGGGCTCCCCACGCGGCTGGACGACTGA
- a CDS encoding SpoIIE family protein phosphatase, whose protein sequence is MTDAQAIIELAQAGLAEPAADESFDRFARLVHRQLGVPSALVTLVLDGEAVLPGALGLPEPYQSERRTPLSHTFCQFVTTDGRPLVVEDARVVPRLASLRAVDDVGVVAYAGFPIFDPHGRAVGSLCAFDARPRPWSAEDLATLADLASACTSELRLRLARARAKRMQRVALAANRRSRLLLELSESFAAATSVRDVAERLSVVGAAIGARYAGLAMLDPSGSRLEYTTLDHLEPGVPATFRRMRVDAERGSSIAARTREPLFFRDHAAYSERLPEAAALIASDDVEARAFLPVLAGDRLLGVVSLAWDVAREFDDEAVQTKTAIASYVAHALDRVRLLEERHRVATTLQAAMLTELPSVRAAELAATYASATRTDQVGGDWYDAVVLDDDACVLMIGDVTGHDMRAAAQMGQLRSMLRTFAWCQDEPPATLLRLLDRANRGLALHSSGTAAVVRLDRTPGGFDVLWSNAGHPSPLVLRADGSVETLDAPPDLMLGVVPGTPRRDHRAHLAHGDTLLLYTDGLVERRGTSYAERLAGLRSVLAEHAATATSALPDALVRRLVSDQRDDVAVLALRVRHTVVRAPGPGRPAVLTRAVEHTSTAIGPARRWVDDVLESCDVSPAVRRVAMLLTSEVLTNAVQHASGPVEARLEIAHRVLHVGVRDGSTTLPRLRSPRPEETGGRGVQFLERCATRWGVEVHDDAPGKTVWFELDLDD, encoded by the coding sequence ATGACCGACGCCCAGGCGATCATCGAGCTCGCGCAGGCGGGTCTCGCCGAGCCCGCGGCGGACGAGTCGTTCGACCGGTTCGCCCGGCTCGTGCACCGGCAGCTCGGGGTGCCGTCGGCCCTGGTCACCCTCGTCCTCGACGGCGAGGCCGTGCTGCCGGGCGCCCTGGGCCTGCCCGAGCCGTACCAGTCGGAGCGTCGCACACCCCTGAGCCACACGTTCTGCCAGTTCGTGACGACCGACGGCCGCCCGCTCGTGGTCGAGGACGCGCGCGTCGTGCCGCGCCTCGCGTCGCTCCGGGCGGTCGACGACGTCGGGGTCGTCGCCTACGCCGGCTTCCCGATCTTCGACCCCCACGGCCGCGCGGTGGGGTCGTTGTGCGCGTTCGACGCGCGGCCCCGCCCGTGGTCCGCCGAGGACCTGGCGACGCTCGCCGACCTCGCGTCGGCGTGCACCTCCGAGCTCCGGCTGCGCCTCGCCCGGGCGCGCGCGAAGCGGATGCAGCGCGTCGCGCTCGCCGCCAACCGGCGGTCACGCCTGCTGCTCGAGCTCTCCGAGTCGTTCGCCGCGGCGACGTCCGTGCGGGACGTCGCGGAGCGGCTCTCCGTGGTCGGCGCCGCGATCGGCGCCCGCTACGCGGGCCTCGCGATGCTCGACCCGAGCGGCAGCAGGCTCGAGTACACGACGCTCGACCACCTGGAGCCGGGCGTCCCCGCGACGTTCCGCCGGATGCGCGTCGACGCGGAGCGCGGCTCGTCGATCGCCGCCCGGACGCGCGAGCCGCTGTTCTTCCGCGACCACGCCGCGTACTCCGAGCGGCTCCCCGAGGCCGCGGCGCTCATCGCGTCCGACGACGTGGAGGCGCGTGCCTTCCTGCCCGTGCTGGCGGGCGACCGGCTGCTCGGCGTCGTCTCGCTCGCGTGGGACGTGGCGCGCGAGTTCGACGACGAGGCGGTCCAGACGAAGACCGCGATCGCGTCGTACGTCGCGCACGCGCTCGACCGCGTCCGCCTGCTCGAGGAGCGGCACCGCGTGGCGACGACCCTCCAGGCCGCGATGCTCACCGAGCTCCCGTCGGTCCGCGCCGCGGAGCTGGCGGCGACGTACGCGTCCGCGACCCGCACCGACCAGGTCGGCGGCGACTGGTACGACGCGGTGGTGCTCGACGACGACGCGTGCGTCCTCATGATCGGTGACGTCACCGGCCACGACATGCGCGCGGCGGCGCAGATGGGCCAGCTCCGCTCGATGCTGCGGACCTTCGCCTGGTGTCAGGACGAGCCGCCCGCGACCCTCCTCCGGCTCCTGGACCGGGCCAACCGCGGTCTCGCGCTGCACTCGAGCGGCACGGCCGCCGTCGTGCGGCTGGACCGCACCCCGGGCGGGTTCGACGTCCTGTGGTCGAACGCCGGGCATCCCTCCCCGCTCGTCCTGCGGGCCGACGGGTCCGTCGAGACGCTCGACGCGCCGCCCGACCTCATGCTCGGCGTGGTCCCGGGGACGCCGCGGCGCGACCACCGCGCCCACCTCGCACACGGGGACACCCTCCTCCTCTACACCGACGGTCTCGTCGAGCGGCGCGGCACGTCCTACGCCGAGCGGCTCGCCGGCCTGCGCTCCGTCCTCGCCGAGCACGCGGCGACGGCGACCTCGGCCCTCCCCGACGCGCTGGTGCGCCGCCTCGTCTCGGACCAGCGCGACGACGTCGCGGTCCTCGCCCTGCGCGTGCGGCACACGGTCGTCCGCGCGCCGGGGCCCGGCCGTCCCGCGGTGCTGACCCGCGCGGTCGAGCACACGTCCACGGCGATCGGCCCCGCGCGGCGCTGGGTGGACGACGTCCTCGAGAGCTGCGACGTGTCGCCCGCGGTCCGCCGTGTCGCGATGCTGCTCACGAGCGAGGTGCTGACCAACGCGGTGCAGCACGCGTCGGGGCCGGTCGAGGCGCGCCTGGAGATCGCGCACCGGGTGCTGCACGTGGGCGTGCGCGACGGGTCGACGACCCTCCCCCGGCTCCGCTCCCCGCGCCCGGAGGAGACGGGCGGGCGCGGCGTGCAGTTCCTCGAGCGCTGCGCCACACGCTGGGGTGTCGAGGTGCACGACGACGCCCCCGGCAAGACCGTGTGGTTCGAGCTCGACCTCGACGACTGA
- a CDS encoding UBP-type zinc finger domain-containing protein — protein sequence MSVTGDGLDEALGAQLRAAVDPAVPPSGTGCAECDAAGGWWVHLRRCATCGHVGCCDTSPAQHATAHFQETGHRLMRSFEPGEDWYWDYETSQVLDGPHLAAPLSRPPEQGSPAPADRVPSDWTSLIHR from the coding sequence GTGAGCGTCACGGGGGACGGGCTCGACGAGGCCCTGGGCGCGCAGCTCCGGGCCGCCGTGGACCCGGCGGTCCCGCCCAGCGGGACGGGCTGCGCGGAGTGCGACGCGGCCGGCGGGTGGTGGGTCCACCTGCGCCGCTGCGCGACGTGCGGCCACGTGGGGTGCTGCGACACGTCGCCGGCCCAGCACGCGACGGCGCACTTCCAGGAGACCGGCCACCGCCTCATGCGCTCGTTCGAGCCCGGCGAGGACTGGTACTGGGACTACGAGACGTCGCAGGTGCTCGACGGTCCGCACCTCGCCGCGCCGCTCTCGCGCCCGCCGGAGCAGGGCTCGCCCGCGCCGGCCGACCGCGTGCCGTCCGACTGGACCTCGCTCATCCACCGCTGA
- a CDS encoding DUF1269 domain-containing protein: MATFTVWKFDSPEGADTASRILHDSAAEHAIRIIDTAVVSWPEGAAKPTTRHGHQDEWRGTGWGAFWGLLLGSLFFAPVLGAAAGAAIGASTKAMAAVGIDKDQLSRIREGVTPGSSALFVVTEDGDLDRVGERFHGAHGTLVATNLTDAERSTLLETFD, translated from the coding sequence ATGGCCACGTTCACCGTCTGGAAGTTCGACTCTCCCGAGGGCGCCGACACGGCGTCCCGGATCCTGCACGACTCCGCCGCCGAGCACGCGATCCGCATCATCGACACCGCGGTCGTGTCCTGGCCCGAGGGTGCTGCCAAGCCGACGACGCGCCACGGCCACCAGGACGAGTGGCGCGGCACCGGGTGGGGCGCGTTCTGGGGCCTGCTCCTCGGGTCGCTGTTCTTCGCGCCCGTCCTCGGCGCTGCGGCCGGCGCCGCGATCGGGGCGTCGACCAAGGCCATGGCCGCGGTGGGGATCGACAAGGACCAGCTCAGCCGCATCCGGGAGGGCGTCACGCCCGGGTCGTCCGCGCTGTTCGTCGTCACGGAGGACGGTGACCTCGACCGCGTCGGCGAGAGGTTCCACGGCGCGCACGGCACGCTCGTCGCGACCAACCTCACCGACGCGGAGCGCAGCACCCTCCTGGAGACGTTCGACTGA
- a CDS encoding SHOCT domain-containing protein yields MPIRRIGRPGLIGTAARTAVIAGTASATAGAVQRRQANRAQQSWEAQQAEAAQEQARIEAAAQQAAAQYAQPAPAAPAAAPAGAPAQDDLLGQIERLGQLHASGVLSDAEFAAAKAKLLG; encoded by the coding sequence ATGCCCATCCGCCGCATCGGCCGCCCCGGACTCATCGGGACCGCCGCCCGCACCGCGGTGATCGCGGGGACCGCCTCCGCGACCGCGGGTGCCGTGCAACGCCGTCAGGCGAACCGCGCCCAGCAGTCCTGGGAGGCGCAGCAGGCCGAGGCCGCCCAGGAGCAGGCACGGATCGAGGCCGCGGCCCAGCAGGCCGCCGCCCAGTACGCGCAGCCCGCGCCCGCGGCACCCGCCGCAGCACCGGCCGGGGCCCCTGCCCAGGACGACCTGCTCGGGCAGATCGAGCGGCTCGGCCAGCTCCACGCCTCAGGCGTGCTGAGCGACGCCGAGTTCGCCGCGGCCAAGGCCAAGCTGCTCGGCTGA
- a CDS encoding GNAT family N-acetyltransferase translates to MTTPAPSSFDVRPLEREDRDQALDVVWRAFGWGYRQDSVDDVFAGRSIEADRTLVAVDASSDVVGTASAYSLRMTMPGGDLQPVAGVWMVTVAPTHRRRGVMTAMMRRQLADLAAGGEAVAALWATEAGVYGRYGYGIASWRQPIEVDLSRAAFTPHARDLAARSPARLHLMSPDDALPHLTAIHDGILGARPGTLARDADRWQFLLGGGDGRPPAEVVVAIGPDGPTGYAAYRVREGKPGLVPTGVVAVQEVSATDPATHAQLWRYLLDLDLLSTLVCESRPVPDPLAHLLVDHRRMHARLDEALWVRVVDVERALGARAFAAPVDLVLDVTDDVVPANAGRWHVVVAEAGGTAVVRRTDARPDLSLDVGDLGAAHLGATPLHVLALAGRVVEHTSGAVAAASAAWSWSPTAHTAEIF, encoded by the coding sequence ATGACGACCCCCGCGCCCTCCTCGTTCGACGTCCGGCCGCTGGAGCGGGAGGACCGCGACCAGGCCCTGGACGTGGTGTGGCGGGCCTTCGGGTGGGGGTACCGGCAGGACTCGGTCGACGACGTCTTCGCCGGCCGGTCGATCGAGGCCGACCGCACCCTCGTCGCCGTCGACGCGTCGAGCGACGTCGTCGGGACCGCGAGCGCGTACTCGCTGCGGATGACCATGCCCGGCGGAGACCTCCAGCCCGTCGCCGGGGTGTGGATGGTGACCGTGGCCCCCACGCACCGCCGTCGCGGGGTCATGACGGCGATGATGCGCCGCCAGCTCGCCGACCTCGCGGCCGGGGGCGAGGCCGTGGCCGCGCTCTGGGCGACGGAGGCCGGCGTCTACGGACGCTACGGCTACGGGATCGCGTCGTGGCGGCAGCCGATCGAGGTCGACCTCTCGCGCGCCGCGTTCACGCCGCACGCGCGAGATCTCGCGGCACGGTCGCCGGCCCGCCTGCACCTGATGTCTCCGGACGACGCCCTGCCCCACCTGACCGCGATCCACGACGGCATCCTGGGCGCGCGACCCGGGACCCTCGCGCGCGACGCGGACCGCTGGCAGTTCCTCCTGGGCGGCGGGGACGGGAGGCCGCCGGCGGAGGTCGTCGTCGCGATCGGCCCCGACGGCCCGACCGGGTACGCGGCGTACCGGGTCCGCGAGGGGAAGCCCGGGCTGGTGCCGACGGGCGTCGTCGCCGTCCAGGAGGTGAGCGCCACGGACCCGGCCACCCACGCCCAGCTCTGGCGCTACCTGCTCGACCTCGACCTCCTGAGCACCCTCGTGTGCGAGTCGCGTCCTGTGCCGGACCCGCTGGCCCACCTGCTCGTCGACCACCGGCGGATGCACGCGCGCCTCGACGAGGCACTGTGGGTCCGCGTCGTCGACGTCGAGCGCGCGCTCGGGGCCCGTGCCTTCGCCGCGCCCGTCGACCTCGTCCTCGACGTGACCGACGACGTCGTCCCCGCCAACGCTGGGCGGTGGCACGTGGTCGTCGCCGAGGCGGGCGGCACCGCCGTCGTGCGCCGGACCGACGCGCGGCCCGACCTGTCGCTGGACGTCGGCGACCTCGGCGCGGCCCACCTGGGCGCCACGCCGCTGCACGTCCTCGCGCTCGCGGGGCGCGTCGTCGAGCACACGTCCGGCGCGGTCGCCGCCGCCTCCGCGGCCTGGTCGTGGTCGCCGACCGCGCACACCGCGGAGATCTTCTGA
- a CDS encoding 2,3-bisphosphoglycerate-dependent phosphoglycerate mutase, whose amino-acid sequence MVSSSDRSSGASPGPADGSSDGSSDGGADGRSRGTLVLVRHGQSTYNAGDRFTGLLDVPLSDVGVAEAGRAARLLADAVAREPALVPRRVVTSPLVRASTTAAIVADALPGPPPLAVEWRLVERHYGAFTDKPRDVVRRDYGEAAYWRYRRSYLHRPPPLAADDPARPLVDDTLLRLPDAARAALRPDAESLADVVERLRPFWAATREALARGEAVLVVGHGNSLRALSVLVDDLTPEEVQDLDVPTGHPLVHRFTAGTDGALVPEVRGGTYLDAHGAEHALGDLRSRGGT is encoded by the coding sequence ATGGTCTCGTCGTCGGACCGGTCCTCGGGAGCGTCGCCCGGACCAGCGGACGGCTCGTCGGACGGCTCGTCCGACGGCGGTGCGGACGGCAGGTCGCGCGGGACGCTCGTGCTCGTGCGGCACGGGCAGAGCACGTACAACGCGGGCGACCGCTTCACGGGACTCCTCGACGTGCCGCTCTCCGACGTCGGGGTCGCGGAGGCCGGTCGCGCGGCCCGGCTCCTCGCGGACGCCGTCGCGCGCGAGCCCGCGCTCGTGCCCCGGCGCGTCGTGACGTCCCCGCTCGTGCGCGCGTCGACGACGGCCGCGATCGTCGCCGACGCGCTGCCCGGCCCGCCGCCGCTCGCCGTCGAGTGGCGGCTCGTCGAGCGCCACTACGGCGCGTTCACGGACAAGCCGCGCGACGTCGTCCGGCGCGACTACGGCGAGGCCGCCTACTGGCGCTACCGCCGCTCGTACCTGCACCGCCCGCCGCCGCTCGCGGCGGACGACCCCGCGCGCCCGCTCGTCGACGACACGCTGCTGCGCCTGCCCGACGCCGCGCGCGCCGCCCTGCGTCCCGACGCGGAGTCCCTCGCGGACGTCGTCGAGCGGCTGCGCCCCTTCTGGGCCGCGACGCGCGAGGCGCTCGCCCGGGGCGAGGCGGTCCTCGTCGTCGGGCACGGCAACTCGCTGCGCGCCCTGTCGGTGCTCGTGGACGACCTCACGCCCGAGGAGGTCCAGGACCTCGACGTGCCCACCGGCCACCCGCTCGTCCACCGCTTCACGGCGGGGACCGACGGCGCCCTCGTCCCCGAGGTCCGCGGCGGCACGTACCTCGACGCGCACGGCGCCGAGCACGCGCTCGGCGACCTCAGGTCGCGCGGGGGGACCTGA
- a CDS encoding SigE family RNA polymerase sigma factor, which produces MTAADRAGRVELLLDVASWGGAEDRAGTDGPRRGGREDDVPEGPGQVEVDLVTRRTRDEEFSVFMREARDPLHRMAYLLCGDRHRAEELTQHALERTYRAWSAARERDPLAYARRVLANLRVDTWRRTRREVLAGPDEIAHAEGGTRPGRRATTEATGSVDDRDAVVRALLTLPVRQRRVVVLRYLLDLGESEVAAELGMPVGTVKSTASRGLARLRALLGAPDGTPAAATSNPPGTRTIPGAPTSGRTTP; this is translated from the coding sequence GTGACGGCGGCAGACCGGGCCGGCAGGGTCGAGCTGTTGCTCGACGTCGCCTCGTGGGGTGGCGCCGAGGACCGCGCGGGCACCGACGGCCCCCGGCGCGGCGGCCGCGAGGACGACGTGCCCGAGGGCCCCGGGCAGGTCGAGGTCGACCTCGTCACGCGCCGCACGCGCGACGAGGAGTTCTCGGTGTTCATGCGCGAGGCGCGCGACCCGTTGCACCGCATGGCGTACCTGCTGTGCGGGGACCGCCACCGGGCCGAGGAGCTCACCCAGCACGCCCTCGAGCGGACCTACCGTGCGTGGTCGGCAGCTCGCGAGCGTGACCCCCTCGCCTACGCCCGCCGCGTGCTGGCGAACCTGCGCGTCGACACGTGGCGCCGCACCCGGCGCGAGGTGCTCGCCGGGCCGGACGAGATCGCGCACGCCGAGGGCGGGACGCGCCCGGGACGGCGGGCCACCACGGAGGCGACCGGGTCCGTCGACGACCGCGACGCCGTCGTGCGCGCGCTCCTGACGCTCCCGGTCCGGCAGCGCCGGGTCGTCGTGCTGCGGTACCTGCTCGACCTCGGCGAGAGCGAGGTCGCGGCCGAGCTCGGCATGCCCGTCGGCACCGTGAAGTCCACGGCGTCCCGGGGCCTCGCCCGTCTCCGCGCCCTGCTCGGTGCGCCGGACGGCACGCCTGCCGCCGCCACCTCGAACCCACCGGGCACCCGGACGATCCCGGGCGCCCCGACCAGCGGAAGGACGACCCCATGA